In Actinotignum schaalii, the sequence GGCGCGGCACCTTTATCGCCCACGATATTGTGCGCTCGCCGCTCACCTCCTCCCTCACCACCCTCGCCGAGGAACTCAAGCAGCGCGGCATCGACTACACCACCCGGGTGCTCGCCCAGGAAGTCATCCCCGCCCCGCCGCCGATTGCCGCCGCGCTGGGAGTCGACGGCAACATTTTCCACCTGCGCCGCATGCGTGGCGACGCCGAAGGCTCCATCACCCTCCTCGATAATTGGGTGATCCTCCCCCCGCTGTGCGCGGAACGCGCCGTCCTCGTCAAGCAGGATTACGAGGCGAATTCCCTTTTCGGCACCCTGGAAAACGACCTCGGCATCGCCCTTTCGCACGGCAGCCGCACCATCTCCGCCGTCGGGGCAGACCGCAACCTCGCGCGCATCCTCGCAGTTCCGCACGGTTTCCCGCTCATCGACATGAAGCAGGTCACCTACGACGCCTCCGACCGCCCGGTAGAAACCTCCCGCATCTGGATCCGCCCGGACCGCCTGCGGATTCACTCCATCGTGCACCGCACCCCGCTGCCGTCCTAAACCTGTCCACTAGCTGTACCTACTTGTATATACTTGTTCACACTGCTACCCTCGCCTTAACGCACGAGTTCAAGGGGGAGCAATGCGAATACTTGTTGTCGGCGGCTACGGCGTCGGCCTGTCATTTTTCACCCAGCGCCCGCCCGCGGACGGAGAAACCGTCTCCGGGGCGCGCTTCAGCCAGGAACACGGCGGCAAAGCATCCAACCAGGCAGTCGGGGTGGCTCGGCTGGGAATTCCGGTTAGCTTACTCACCGCCGTCGGCTCGGATTGGTACGCCCACGCCGCGCGCGAAATGTGGGCGGCCGAGGGCGTGGACGCCTCCGCCGTCGTCACCAAAGAAGGCGTCACCATGGTCGGTGCGATTATCACGGACGCCACCGGAGAAAATCGCATTATCCTCGCCAACGGGGTTTTAGACCAGCTCAGCCCGGCAGACATCGGTGCGCACGCCGCCATATTTGAAAGCGCGGATACCGTCCTTATTTCCTGCGAAATTCCCGCGCCCAGCGTAGCGCGCGCAATCACCTTCGGGCGCGCGGCCGGGGCGCGCGTCATCCTCAACCCGGCCCCGGTGCCGCGCCTACCCGAACACGTTTTGCGCCAGGTCGACGTCATCACGCCCAACGAAACGGAAGCGCTCGCGCTCTTGCAGATGTTAGGGAACGACGACGCCGCCACCGCGCTCGCGACCCTCCCACCGCAAGAAAAAGCCGCGCGCATCGCCCAAGCCCTGGAGTGCACCGTGGTGCTCACCCACGGAGCGGAGGGCTGCTACGTATGCGAAAGCGGGGGCCAGCCGCAGAAAATCCCAGCTGAGACACCCCGCGCTGTTGTGGATACTACCGGGGCGGGCGATGCCACGAACGCGGCGCTCGCGGCGGCCCTCACCTGCGGGGCAACGCCCGCGGAGGCGGCTCGCTTCGCGAATTGCGCTGGCACTTTTACCGTAGAAGCGGAAGGAGTGCTGCCGGGTATACCCAGCATTGACGATCTTCACACCCGCTTCGGTGCCGAGCGCTGCGCCGTCGTACTTCCACGTAACTCATAAGAATCCGAACGGAAGGATAAATAATGGAAAAACCCACGCGTATCGTGCCGGAAGATATTAAGAATCCGCGCGATTTAGCCCCGTATATTCAACACACACTCATTAAGACCGGAACCACGCGGGCCGAATCGATCCGGCACGCGGAGCAGGCCATCGAATATGGATTTAACGCGGCGATGGTCGCCGGATCCCAGGTGCCCATTACCGCGAAGGTGCTGGAAGGTACCGGGATTGAGGTGGCCTCCGCGCTCGATTTCCCGACCACCGGGGTGATGACCTCGGCCGGGAAGGCCGCGGAAGCGGAAGCGTTGGTGAAGGCCGGCGCCACCCAGATTGATATCGGGGTGCAGATCGGATGGCTCAAGGATGGCGAATATGACAGGTTCCGCGAGGATATTGCCGGCGTCGTCGCCGCGGGTGTGCCCGTTAAAGTGATGCTCGAACTGCCGCTCCTCACCGAGGCCGAACGCCGCGCCGCGGTGGAACTCTCCGTGGAAGCCGGCGCGAAATACCTCAAAAATGCGTCCTCCGGTTCGGTGGAAAAGGCGAGCGTTGAATCGATTAAGTTCCTGAAAAGCCTGGCGCCCGCGGGCGTTCTCATCAAGGGATCGGGCGGCATCTCCACCTTTGACCATGCATTATCGTTGATCCGGGCCGGCGCGGCCCTGGTGGGATCCTCGAACTCGGTTGCCATTGTGACCGGGGAAAACGGCCACGAAAGTTACTAATGTAGATTGACCGCTGCCAAGAAATTCGAAACGGCGATTGTCGGGAATCCACACACTTTCAAACCTCTGCTTATAACATCCAGATTGTAAATCCGCAATAAGTTGTATACACTTGTCCATACAGATAATAATCTGTATCCCCGCGCAATGATGCGCAGTCCGCACCCCCTTACAACGCTGTAAAACAGGGAGAAATAAAATGATACGACTCATTCATGACACCGATACTGCCCAAGATGATGCCTTCGCACTCATGATT encodes:
- a CDS encoding GntR family transcriptional regulator, whose translation is MHTESPGLDRNAPTPIFRQLATWMREQVSTGAWRRGDQLPMEITLAEQLNVARGTLRKAVDQLIDEGLLVRVRGRGTFIAHDIVRSPLTSSLTTLAEELKQRGIDYTTRVLAQEVIPAPPPIAAALGVDGNIFHLRRMRGDAEGSITLLDNWVILPPLCAERAVLVKQDYEANSLFGTLENDLGIALSHGSRTISAVGADRNLARILAVPHGFPLIDMKQVTYDASDRPVETSRIWIRPDRLRIHSIVHRTPLPS
- a CDS encoding ribokinase, whose translation is MRILVVGGYGVGLSFFTQRPPADGETVSGARFSQEHGGKASNQAVGVARLGIPVSLLTAVGSDWYAHAAREMWAAEGVDASAVVTKEGVTMVGAIITDATGENRIILANGVLDQLSPADIGAHAAIFESADTVLISCEIPAPSVARAITFGRAAGARVILNPAPVPRLPEHVLRQVDVITPNETEALALLQMLGNDDAATALATLPPQEKAARIAQALECTVVLTHGAEGCYVCESGGQPQKIPAETPRAVVDTTGAGDATNAALAAALTCGATPAEAARFANCAGTFTVEAEGVLPGIPSIDDLHTRFGAERCAVVLPRNS
- the deoC gene encoding deoxyribose-phosphate aldolase is translated as MEKPTRIVPEDIKNPRDLAPYIQHTLIKTGTTRAESIRHAEQAIEYGFNAAMVAGSQVPITAKVLEGTGIEVASALDFPTTGVMTSAGKAAEAEALVKAGATQIDIGVQIGWLKDGEYDRFREDIAGVVAAGVPVKVMLELPLLTEAERRAAVELSVEAGAKYLKNASSGSVEKASVESIKFLKSLAPAGVLIKGSGGISTFDHALSLIRAGAALVGSSNSVAIVTGENGHESY